A region of Dermochelys coriacea isolate rDerCor1 chromosome 1, rDerCor1.pri.v4, whole genome shotgun sequence DNA encodes the following proteins:
- the LOC119850983 gene encoding histone H3 yields the protein MARTKQTARKSTGGKAPRKQLATKAARKSAPATGGVKKPHRYRPGTVALREIRRYQKSTELLIRKLPFQRLVREIAQDFKTDLRFQSSAVMALQEASEAYLVGLFEDTNLCAIHAKRVTIMPKDIQLARRIRGERA from the coding sequence ATGGCCCGGACCAAGCAGACCGCCCGCAAATCCACCGGTGGCAAAGCCCCCCGTAAGCAGCTGGCCACTAAAGCTGCCCGGAAGAGCGCACCTGCCACTGGGGGAGTGAAGAAACCCCATCGCTATCGACCCGGCACCGTGGCCCTGCGAGAGATCCGCCGCTACCAGAAATCCACTGAGCTGCTCATCCGCAAGCTgcccttccagcgcctggtgcgTGAAATCGCCCAGGACTTCAAAACTGATTTGCGCTTCCAGAGCTCGGCCGTTATGGCCCTGCAGGAGGCCAGCGAAGCCTACTTGGTGGGGCTCTTTGAGGACACCAACCTGTGTGCTATTCACGCCAAGAGAGTCACCATCATGCCCAAGGACATCCAGTTAGCCCGGCGTATCCGCGGTGAGCGGGCTTAA